Proteins from one Embleya scabrispora genomic window:
- the lysA gene encoding diaminopimelate decarboxylase — MAATQTQTQAGRALLGLFPPGTTRDGSGALVIGGVRAAELAESYGAPALILDEASVRARARRYADGLAARWPNSRVTFASKAFPCTAVMRLLAEEGIGIDVAGGGELTLALAAGADPAGLVVHGNAKTEEELRLAVEAGAGTIVVDNFDDIDRLEKILAGTAVEQGVLVRLTPGIRPDTHAAVSTGQNGSKFGLPLPQAREAIARLRGSDRLRLDGVHVHVGSQILDLAPFAQAVEAVAELGEFAVYDLGGGLGSRYTYADRPPTVEAYLDAVTDVARRLLPADARILVEPGRSMVAESGVSLYRVVSVKRGGGHTFVAVDGGMGDNLEVSLYQQRFEAAVADRPTGEGELCRLVGRHCESGDTLSAGVPLADPRVGDLIAVPVTGAYTYALSNNYNGARRPPLVFVRDGAHRAVVRRETYADLMRRDLPSWAPNP, encoded by the coding sequence ATGGCAGCGACACAGACGCAGACGCAGGCGGGTCGGGCACTGCTGGGGTTGTTCCCGCCCGGGACCACCCGGGACGGGAGCGGCGCACTGGTCATCGGCGGCGTACGGGCGGCCGAACTCGCCGAGTCCTACGGCGCCCCAGCGCTGATCCTCGACGAGGCGTCGGTACGCGCCCGCGCCCGCCGGTACGCCGACGGCCTGGCCGCCCGTTGGCCGAACTCCCGCGTCACCTTCGCCTCCAAGGCATTCCCCTGCACCGCCGTCATGCGGCTGCTCGCGGAGGAGGGCATCGGCATCGACGTGGCCGGCGGTGGCGAGTTGACCCTCGCCCTCGCGGCAGGCGCGGACCCGGCCGGGCTGGTCGTGCACGGCAACGCCAAGACCGAGGAGGAACTGCGCCTCGCCGTCGAGGCCGGCGCCGGGACGATCGTCGTCGACAACTTCGACGACATCGACCGGCTGGAGAAGATCCTCGCCGGCACCGCGGTGGAGCAGGGAGTACTGGTCCGGCTCACACCCGGCATCCGCCCCGACACCCACGCCGCCGTGTCCACCGGCCAGAACGGCTCCAAGTTCGGTCTGCCCCTGCCGCAGGCCCGGGAGGCGATCGCGCGACTGCGCGGCAGCGACCGGCTGCGGCTGGACGGCGTCCACGTGCACGTCGGGTCGCAGATCCTGGACCTGGCACCCTTCGCGCAGGCCGTCGAAGCGGTCGCCGAACTCGGCGAGTTCGCCGTCTACGACCTGGGCGGCGGCCTCGGATCGCGCTACACCTACGCCGATCGACCGCCCACGGTGGAGGCGTACCTCGACGCGGTCACCGACGTCGCCCGGCGCCTGCTGCCCGCCGACGCCCGCATCCTCGTCGAGCCGGGCCGCTCGATGGTCGCCGAATCCGGCGTCTCGTTGTACCGGGTCGTCTCCGTCAAGCGCGGCGGGGGACACACCTTCGTCGCCGTCGACGGCGGTATGGGCGACAACCTCGAAGTCTCCCTCTACCAGCAGCGCTTCGAGGCCGCCGTCGCCGACCGCCCGACGGGCGAGGGCGAGCTGTGCCGCCTGGTGGGCCGGCACTGCGAGTCCGGCGACACCCTCAGCGCCGGCGTCCCGCTGGCGGACCCGCGCGTGGGGGATCTGATCGCCGTGCCGGTCACCGGCGCCTACACCTACGCGCTGAGCAACAACTACAACGGCGCGCGCCGCCCGCCGCTGGTCTTCGTCCGCGACGGCGCGCACCGCGCCGTGGTGCGCCGCGAGACCTACGCCGACCTGATGCGGCGGGACCTGCCCTCGTGGGCTCCGAACCCGTGA